The Brasilonema sennae CENA114 genome includes a region encoding these proteins:
- a CDS encoding NHLP family bacteriocin export ABC transporter peptidase/permease/ATPase subunit codes for MSFAFIKSLLPRPQTNRVRTPTLLQIEATECGAAALGIILGYYSRIVPLAELRRECGVSRDGSNAFNVIKAARNYGLNAKGFKPSLENLKTLPPPYIVFWNFNHFLVVEGFAKNRVYLNDPAAGRRTASLEEFSRAYTGIVLAMQPGSDFQRGGKKNNVVSALASRLQNSQNTIIFCLLAGLLLTFPRLAVPAFTQVFVDEILVTERSDWIRPLMLGMVLTAVLQGFLAWLRLTSLRRLMLKLSVTTSGQFLWHILRLPVGFYAQRFAGEISSRVQLNDKVANLLSGTLATTIIDTVMMVFYFLIMLQYDWVLTSVALGFAAINFFALQFLSRTRVDANMKLAQEYGKVNGVAIAGIQTIETIKASGLESDSFAKFAGNYAKALNAQQQLALQTQILTVLPTLLTALTTTSILFLGGYRVMNGNLSIGMLVAYQSLTASFLGPINSLINFGSMLQDLEADLNRLDDVLQNSVDAEALRGAPQQEAGEAGENYQLPISFRLQGYVELQDITFGYSRVDNPLIENFSLTLKPGQRVAIVGGSGSGKSTIAKLVCGLYEPWSGGICFDGVPRTQIPRSVLANSLAMVEQDIFLFGGTVRENLTLWDSTVSQTDLVRACSDAVIHDLIESMPGGYDAKLIEGGMNISGGQRQRLEIARALVRNPSVLVMDEATSALDAQTELIIDRNLRRRGCSCIVIAHRLSTIRDCDEIIVLEQGKVVQRGTHEELWDSGGKYASLLRTEE; via the coding sequence ATGTCCTTTGCCTTCATTAAAAGTCTCCTACCTCGACCTCAAACGAATCGCGTCCGTACCCCCACGCTACTGCAAATCGAAGCAACGGAATGCGGTGCTGCTGCTTTGGGAATTATTCTAGGTTATTACTCGCGCATTGTCCCTTTGGCAGAATTACGGCGTGAGTGTGGCGTCTCGCGAGATGGTAGCAACGCCTTTAATGTCATCAAAGCAGCGAGGAACTATGGCTTAAATGCCAAAGGTTTCAAACCGTCTTTAGAAAACCTCAAAACCCTTCCTCCCCCCTACATAGTCTTTTGGAATTTCAACCATTTTCTTGTGGTGGAAGGGTTCGCGAAAAACCGCGTTTACCTCAACGATCCCGCCGCAGGACGCCGAACAGCTTCCCTAGAAGAGTTTAGCCGCGCCTACACTGGAATTGTCCTGGCTATGCAACCAGGATCAGACTTTCAAAGAGGAGGTAAAAAAAATAACGTTGTTTCTGCTTTAGCCTCACGCTTGCAAAATTCGCAGAACACCATTATATTTTGCCTATTGGCAGGACTATTACTGACTTTTCCCAGATTAGCTGTGCCAGCTTTTACTCAGGTGTTTGTTGATGAAATTCTCGTCACTGAGCGCTCTGACTGGATACGACCGCTGATGTTAGGAATGGTTCTCACCGCTGTACTCCAGGGGTTTCTTGCTTGGCTGCGGCTGACTTCTTTGCGGCGGTTGATGCTTAAGTTGTCGGTGACAACGTCGGGGCAGTTTCTCTGGCATATTCTACGCTTACCAGTTGGGTTTTATGCTCAACGCTTTGCAGGTGAAATTAGCTCTCGTGTGCAACTGAATGACAAAGTTGCTAATCTCCTTTCAGGAACCCTTGCCACCACAATCATTGACACGGTGATGATGGTGTTTTACTTTCTGATTATGCTCCAGTACGATTGGGTACTGACGAGTGTTGCTCTTGGTTTTGCCGCGATAAACTTTTTTGCTCTACAGTTTTTATCGCGAACAAGAGTAGATGCCAATATGAAGCTGGCACAGGAATATGGTAAGGTCAACGGGGTGGCGATCGCCGGTATTCAAACCATAGAAACAATCAAAGCTTCCGGGCTTGAGTCTGACTCGTTTGCTAAATTCGCGGGGAACTATGCCAAAGCCCTCAACGCTCAGCAGCAATTAGCTTTACAAACTCAAATTCTGACAGTATTACCAACACTTTTGACGGCGCTGACAACCACTTCTATATTATTTCTCGGCGGTTATCGAGTGATGAACGGTAACCTGAGTATTGGGATGTTAGTTGCTTACCAAAGTTTAACAGCCAGCTTTCTAGGGCCAATTAACAGTTTGATTAATTTTGGCAGTATGTTGCAAGATTTAGAGGCTGACTTAAACCGCCTTGATGATGTACTGCAAAATTCGGTCGATGCAGAAGCCTTACGGGGAGCACCCCAGCAGGAAGCAGGGGAAGCAGGGGAGAATTACCAATTACCAATATCCTTTCGGTTGCAGGGTTATGTTGAGTTACAAGATATTACCTTTGGCTATAGCCGTGTAGACAACCCTTTGATTGAGAACTTTAGCCTAACTCTGAAGCCGGGACAACGAGTGGCGATCGTGGGAGGGAGTGGTTCTGGTAAGTCTACAATTGCTAAGCTAGTTTGCGGTTTATACGAACCTTGGTCCGGGGGAATTTGCTTTGATGGCGTACCGAGAACTCAGATTCCTCGCTCTGTTTTGGCGAATTCTTTGGCGATGGTAGAACAAGATATTTTTCTGTTTGGTGGGACGGTTCGGGAAAATCTTACCTTATGGGATTCAACAGTCTCACAAACTGATTTGGTGCGGGCTTGCTCTGATGCAGTCATTCACGATTTGATTGAATCTATGCCTGGGGGATATGATGCAAAGCTGATTGAAGGAGGAATGAACATCAGTGGCGGACAGCGCCAACGTTTAGAAATTGCCCGTGCTTTAGTTAGGAATCCTTCAGTATTGGTCATGGATGAAGCGACTTCGGCGCTGGATGCTCAAACAGAACTCATTATTGATAGGAATTTGCGGCGACGTGGTTGTTCTTGTATTGTCATCGCGCACAGACTC